Proteins encoded by one window of Salicibibacter halophilus:
- the zupT gene encoding zinc transporter ZupT, producing MPDEVWFAFALTLFAGLSTGVGSLIAFFTSTTNTRFLSWAMGFSAGVMIYVSFAEIFPESLEILVDATGEVAGNWLTVIGFFGGMILIALIDKIVPDIGNPHEVKKVEDMEESPQKARAKHPELLKMGTFTALAIAIHNFPEGIATFTAAVQDPTLGVAIAVAVAIHNIPEGIAVSVPIYYATGSRIKALTYSFLSGLAEPLGAVVAFLILMPFLNDILFGIVFASVAGIMVFISLDSLIPAAKAYNREHSSIYGFVLGMAVMAVSLLLLM from the coding sequence ATGCCGGATGAGGTGTGGTTTGCCTTTGCCTTAACCCTATTTGCCGGACTTTCAACCGGAGTGGGGAGTTTAATTGCATTTTTCACATCGACCACCAATACCCGCTTCCTTTCATGGGCGATGGGGTTTTCTGCAGGCGTCATGATTTATGTATCTTTCGCGGAGATTTTTCCGGAATCGTTGGAAATTCTTGTGGATGCTACGGGGGAAGTGGCAGGCAATTGGTTGACCGTCATCGGGTTTTTCGGCGGGATGATATTAATTGCTTTGATCGATAAAATTGTGCCTGACATAGGCAATCCACATGAAGTGAAAAAAGTGGAAGATATGGAGGAATCGCCGCAAAAGGCGAGAGCTAAACATCCGGAACTATTGAAAATGGGGACGTTTACCGCGCTCGCGATTGCGATTCACAATTTCCCGGAAGGGATTGCCACCTTTACTGCCGCGGTTCAGGATCCTACACTCGGTGTAGCCATTGCAGTAGCGGTAGCCATTCACAATATTCCGGAAGGTATCGCGGTGTCTGTGCCGATTTACTATGCAACAGGGAGCAGAATAAAAGCACTCACATATTCTTTTTTATCAGGACTGGCGGAGCCCCTTGGCGCCGTTGTCGCGTTTTTAATTTTAATGCCATTTTTAAATGATATCCTTTTTGGCATCGTGTTTGCATCTGTTGCCGGTATCATGGTCTTCATTTCTCTTGACAGTTTGATCCCTGCTGCCAAAGCTTACAACAGGGAACATTCCTCCATCTATGGATTTGTGTTGGGAATGGCAGTGATGGCGGTGAGTTTATTGCTTCTCATGTGA